The following proteins are encoded in a genomic region of Streptomyces collinus Tu 365:
- the panC gene encoding pantoate--beta-alanine ligase, whose amino-acid sequence MTTALLSTADELHARVRHGRRAVVMTMGALHEGHATLIRAAREIAGRDGEVVVTVFVNPLQFGAGEDLDRYPRTLEADLKLAEQAGADAVFAPSVDEVYPGGQPQVRISAGPMGERLEGAARPGHFDGVLTVVAKLLHLSRPDVALFGQKDAQQLALIRRMVRDLNFGVEIVGVPTVREADGLALSSRNRYLSPDERRTALALSRALFAGRDRHAAQEALRARAREVPSTHARAEALSAIGESRAAADAHAVATAAPGGPAAVRAAARQALDEAGRVEPPLKLDYLALVDPSDFTEIGDGFTGEAVLAVAARVGTTRLIDNIPLTFGNLGAAS is encoded by the coding sequence ATGACCACCGCCCTGCTGAGCACCGCCGACGAGCTGCACGCGCGCGTGCGTCACGGCCGCCGCGCCGTCGTCATGACCATGGGCGCCCTGCACGAGGGCCACGCCACCCTGATCCGCGCCGCGCGCGAGATCGCCGGACGGGACGGCGAGGTCGTCGTCACCGTCTTCGTCAACCCGCTCCAGTTCGGTGCCGGCGAGGACCTCGACCGCTATCCCCGCACCCTCGAAGCCGACCTGAAGCTCGCCGAGCAGGCGGGCGCCGACGCGGTGTTCGCGCCCTCGGTGGACGAGGTGTACCCCGGCGGCCAGCCCCAGGTGCGGATCTCCGCGGGCCCGATGGGCGAGCGCCTGGAGGGAGCCGCGCGGCCCGGGCACTTCGACGGTGTGCTCACCGTCGTCGCCAAGCTGCTGCACCTCAGCCGCCCCGACGTGGCCCTGTTCGGGCAGAAGGACGCCCAGCAGCTCGCCCTGATCCGGCGCATGGTGCGGGACCTGAACTTCGGCGTCGAGATCGTCGGCGTCCCGACCGTGCGCGAGGCCGACGGGCTCGCCCTGTCCAGCCGCAACCGCTACCTGTCGCCCGACGAGCGCCGTACCGCCCTCGCCCTGTCCCGCGCCCTGTTCGCGGGGCGCGACCGGCACGCGGCGCAGGAGGCGCTGCGCGCCCGGGCCCGTGAGGTGCCCTCCACGCACGCGCGGGCCGAGGCGCTGAGCGCCATAGGCGAGTCCCGGGCGGCAGCCGACGCGCACGCCGTGGCCACGGCCGCCCCCGGCGGCCCCGCGGCCGTCCGCGCGGCCGCCCGCCAGGCCCTGGACGAGGCCGGCCGCGTGGAGCCCCCGCTGAAGCTGGACTACCTCGCCCTGGTGGATCCCTCGGACTTCACCGAGATCGGCGACGGCTTCACCGGCGAGGCCGTCCTCGCCGTGGCCGCCCGGGTGGGCACCACCCGGCTGATCGACAACATCCCCCTCACCTTCGGAAACCTCGGAGCCGCCTCGTGA
- a CDS encoding L-aspartate oxidase, which translates to MTSTGIRLHAPAPGWSISADVVVVGSGVAGLTAALRCEAAGLTTVVVTKARLDDGSTRWAQGGIAAALGDGDTPEQHLQDTLVAGAGLCDEEAVRLLVTEGPDAVRRLISTGAHFDTDDGGDIQLTREGGHHRRRIAHAGGDATGAEISRALVEAVRARGLRTVENALVLDLLTDAEGRTAGVTLHVMGEGQHDGVGAVHAPAVVLATGGMGQVFSATTNPSVSTGDGVALALRAGAEVSDLEFVQFHPTVLFLGADAEGQQPLVSEAVRGEGAHLVDGDGVRFMVGQHELAELAPRDIVAKGITRRMLEQDAEHMFLDARHFGADMWEHRFPTILAACRANGIDPVTEPIPIAPAAHYASGGVRTDARGRTTVPGLYACGEVACTGVHGANRLASNSLLEGLVYAERIAADIAAGHAGNGLHARVPAPVPVPERPAHPLLAPEARFAIQRTMTDGAGVLRSAESLEKAADQLQRLHSEARDALDENGKTAEPGVDTWEATNLLCVARVLVAAARLREETRGCHWREDRAERDDTAWRRHIVVRLNPDRSLAVHTTDSAHFPPTRHHRLSQEQ; encoded by the coding sequence GTGACCAGCACAGGCATACGACTGCACGCACCCGCGCCCGGGTGGTCGATCTCCGCGGACGTGGTCGTCGTCGGCTCCGGGGTGGCGGGCCTGACCGCCGCCCTGCGCTGCGAGGCCGCGGGCCTGACGACCGTCGTCGTCACCAAGGCCCGTCTGGACGACGGCTCCACGCGCTGGGCGCAGGGCGGCATCGCCGCCGCCCTGGGCGACGGCGACACCCCCGAGCAGCACCTCCAGGACACCCTGGTGGCGGGCGCCGGCCTGTGTGACGAGGAGGCCGTGCGGCTCCTCGTCACCGAGGGCCCCGACGCCGTGCGACGGCTCATCTCCACCGGTGCCCACTTCGACACCGACGACGGGGGCGACATCCAGCTCACCCGCGAGGGCGGCCACCACCGGCGCCGTATCGCGCACGCGGGCGGCGACGCGACCGGAGCGGAGATCTCCCGCGCCCTGGTGGAGGCGGTCCGCGCGCGCGGACTGCGCACCGTCGAGAACGCGCTGGTCCTGGACCTGCTCACGGACGCGGAGGGCCGCACCGCCGGCGTCACCCTGCACGTGATGGGCGAGGGCCAGCACGACGGCGTGGGCGCCGTGCACGCGCCCGCGGTCGTCCTCGCGACCGGCGGCATGGGCCAGGTGTTCTCCGCGACCACCAACCCGTCCGTGTCCACCGGCGACGGGGTGGCGCTCGCGCTGCGCGCCGGAGCCGAGGTCAGCGACCTGGAGTTCGTCCAGTTCCACCCGACCGTGCTGTTCCTCGGCGCGGACGCCGAGGGCCAGCAGCCGCTCGTCTCGGAGGCGGTGCGCGGCGAGGGCGCCCACCTGGTCGACGGCGACGGCGTGCGCTTCATGGTCGGCCAGCACGAGCTGGCCGAGCTGGCGCCCCGGGACATCGTCGCCAAGGGCATCACGCGGCGGATGCTGGAGCAGGACGCCGAGCACATGTTCCTCGACGCCCGGCACTTCGGCGCCGACATGTGGGAGCACCGCTTCCCGACCATCCTGGCCGCCTGCCGGGCCAACGGCATCGACCCGGTCACCGAACCCATCCCGATCGCACCGGCCGCCCACTACGCCTCCGGCGGCGTGCGCACCGACGCGCGCGGCCGGACGACCGTGCCCGGCCTGTACGCGTGCGGCGAGGTCGCCTGCACCGGCGTGCACGGCGCCAACCGGCTCGCCTCCAACTCCCTCCTCGAAGGGCTCGTCTACGCCGAGCGGATCGCCGCCGACATCGCCGCCGGGCACGCCGGGAACGGCCTGCACGCGCGCGTGCCCGCGCCGGTCCCGGTCCCCGAGCGGCCCGCGCACCCGCTGCTCGCCCCCGAGGCCCGGTTCGCCATCCAGCGGACCATGACCGACGGCGCGGGCGTGCTGCGCTCGGCGGAGTCCCTGGAGAAGGCCGCCGACCAGCTCCAGCGGCTGCACAGCGAGGCCCGCGACGCCCTGGACGAGAACGGCAAGACCGCCGAGCCGGGCGTCGACACCTGGGAGGCCACCAACCTCCTGTGCGTGGCCCGCGTCCTGGTCGCCGCCGCCCGGCTGCGCGAGGAGACCCGCGGCTGCCACTGGCGCGAGGACCGCGCCGAGCGCGACGACACCGCGTGGCGGCGCCACATCGTCGTACGGCTCAACCCGGACCGGTCCCTGGCCGTACACACCACCGACAGCGCGCATTTCCCCCCGACCCGGCACCACCGGCTTTCCCAGGAGCAGTGA
- the nadC gene encoding carboxylating nicotinate-nucleotide diphosphorylase: protein MSTDDLPLAPTGGCGDGCACGAEGDEEYLESGLDPALAELLAAAGLDPIEVEDIANVAIQEDLDGGVDVTTVSTIPEDAVATGDFTVREAGVVAGLRVAEAVLSVVCTDEFEVERHVEDGDRVEAGQKLLSVTTRTRDLLTAERSALNILCRLSGIATATRAWADVLEGTGARVRDTRKTTPGLRSLEKFAVRCGGGVNHRMSLSDAALVKDNHVVAAGGVAQAFKAVREAFPEVPIEVEVDTLHQLREVVDAGADLILLDNFTPGECAEAVGIVAGRALLEASGRLTLDTARAYAETGVDFLAVGALTHSSPILDIGLDLREAE, encoded by the coding sequence GTGAGCACCGACGACCTTCCCCTCGCCCCGACCGGCGGCTGCGGCGACGGCTGCGCCTGCGGCGCCGAGGGCGACGAGGAGTACCTGGAGAGCGGACTCGACCCCGCGCTCGCCGAGCTGCTGGCCGCCGCCGGGCTCGACCCCATCGAGGTCGAGGACATCGCCAACGTCGCCATCCAGGAGGACCTGGACGGCGGGGTGGACGTGACCACCGTCTCGACCATCCCCGAGGACGCGGTCGCCACCGGCGACTTCACCGTGCGCGAGGCCGGCGTGGTGGCCGGCCTGCGGGTCGCCGAGGCCGTGCTCTCCGTGGTCTGCACCGACGAGTTCGAGGTCGAGCGGCACGTCGAGGACGGCGACCGGGTCGAGGCCGGGCAGAAGCTGCTCTCGGTGACCACCCGCACGCGCGACCTGCTCACCGCCGAGCGCAGCGCCCTCAACATCCTGTGCCGCCTGTCCGGCATCGCGACCGCCACGCGCGCGTGGGCGGACGTGCTGGAGGGCACCGGGGCGCGCGTGCGCGACACCCGCAAGACGACGCCGGGCCTGCGCTCGCTGGAGAAGTTCGCCGTCCGCTGCGGCGGTGGCGTCAACCACCGCATGTCGCTCTCCGACGCCGCCCTGGTGAAGGACAACCACGTGGTGGCCGCCGGCGGTGTCGCGCAGGCGTTCAAGGCCGTGCGGGAGGCCTTCCCGGAGGTTCCCATCGAGGTCGAGGTCGACACCCTGCACCAGCTGCGCGAGGTCGTCGACGCGGGCGCGGACCTGATCCTGCTGGACAACTTCACGCCCGGCGAGTGCGCGGAGGCCGTCGGCATCGTCGCCGGCCGGGCGCTGCTGGAGGCCTCCGGCCGGCTCACGCTCGACACCGCACGCGCGTACGCCGAGACCGGCGTGGACTTCCTGGCGGTCGGCGCCCTCACCCACTCCTCGCCGATCCTCGACATCGGCCTGGACCTGCGCGAGGCGGAGTAA
- a CDS encoding type III pantothenate kinase yields MLLTIDVGNTHTVLGLFDGEDIVEHWRISTDARRTADELAVLLQGLMGMHPLLGDELGDGIDGIAICATVPSVLHELREVTRRYYGDVPAVLVEPGVKTGVPIQFDNPKEVGADRIINAVAANELYGGPAIVVDFGTATTFDAVSARGEYVGGVIAPGIEISVEALGVKAAQLRKIEVARPRNVIGKSTVEAMQSGIVYGFAGQVDGVVGRMARELADDPDDVTVIATGGLAPMVLGESTVIDEHQPWLTLIGLRLVYERNVSRM; encoded by the coding sequence ATGCTGCTCACGATCGACGTCGGTAACACGCACACCGTGCTCGGCCTGTTCGACGGCGAGGACATCGTCGAGCACTGGCGCATCTCCACGGACGCGCGCCGCACGGCGGACGAGCTGGCGGTGCTGCTGCAGGGCCTGATGGGCATGCACCCGCTGCTCGGGGACGAGCTGGGCGACGGCATCGACGGCATCGCGATCTGCGCGACCGTCCCGTCCGTGCTGCACGAGCTGCGCGAGGTCACCCGGCGCTACTACGGCGACGTGCCCGCGGTCCTGGTCGAGCCGGGCGTGAAGACGGGGGTGCCGATCCAGTTCGACAACCCCAAGGAGGTCGGCGCCGACCGCATCATCAACGCGGTCGCCGCGAACGAGCTGTACGGCGGCCCCGCGATCGTCGTCGACTTCGGCACGGCGACCACCTTTGACGCGGTCTCCGCGCGCGGGGAGTACGTCGGCGGGGTGATCGCCCCCGGCATCGAGATCTCGGTGGAGGCGCTCGGCGTCAAGGCCGCGCAGCTGCGGAAGATCGAGGTGGCGCGGCCCCGCAACGTGATCGGCAAGAGCACCGTCGAAGCCATGCAGTCGGGGATCGTGTACGGCTTCGCCGGCCAGGTCGACGGCGTGGTGGGCCGGATGGCCCGGGAGCTGGCAGACGACCCCGACGACGTCACCGTGATCGCCACGGGCGGGCTCGCGCCGATGGTGCTGGGCGAGTCCACGGTGATCGACGAGCACCAGCCGTGGCTGACCCTGATCGGCCTGCGCCTGGTCTACGAGCGGAACGTGTCGCGCATGTGA
- a CDS encoding BlaI/MecI/CopY family transcriptional regulator, whose protein sequence is MTRVWKWNRPVTVREVLEDLQQERSIAYTTVMTVLDNLHQKGWVRREAEGRAYRYEAVSTRAAYAAALMNDAWSQSDNPAAALVAFFGMMSEEQRQALRDAVRIVRVPETLEAPQAPQPPQSPQEENPGSAGEATGR, encoded by the coding sequence ATGACGCGGGTGTGGAAGTGGAACCGCCCGGTGACCGTTCGAGAAGTCCTGGAAGACCTCCAGCAGGAACGGTCCATCGCGTACACCACCGTGATGACCGTTTTGGACAATCTCCATCAGAAGGGCTGGGTGCGCCGCGAGGCGGAAGGGCGCGCCTATCGATATGAGGCGGTCTCCACCCGGGCCGCGTACGCGGCCGCCCTCATGAACGACGCCTGGTCGCAGAGCGACAACCCGGCGGCCGCTCTCGTCGCCTTCTTCGGGATGATGAGCGAGGAACAGCGGCAGGCCCTCAGGGACGCCGTACGGATCGTGCGGGTTCCGGAAACACTGGAAGCCCCGCAAGCCCCGCAACCGCCACAGTCTCCCCAGGAGGAGAACCCCGGCTCGGCGGGGGAGGCGACCGGGCGATAG
- a CDS encoding amino-acid N-acetyltransferase: MAPERPEVTAKAITVRRARTSDVPAVRRLLDAYVRDRILLDKAMVTLYEDIQEFWVAERDDNAEVVGCGALHVMWEDLAEVRTLAVKPGLKGAGVGHRVLEKLLQTARWLGVRRVFCLTFEVDFFGKHGFVEIGETPVDTDVYAELLRSYDEGVAEFLGLERVKPNTLGNSRMLLHL; the protein is encoded by the coding sequence ATGGCACCAGAGCGCCCCGAAGTCACCGCAAAAGCCATCACCGTCCGGCGGGCCCGCACCAGCGATGTCCCGGCCGTCCGCCGGCTCCTCGACGCCTACGTCCGTGACCGCATCCTGCTCGACAAAGCGATGGTCACGCTTTACGAGGACATCCAGGAGTTCTGGGTCGCCGAACGCGACGACAACGCCGAGGTGGTCGGCTGCGGCGCGCTGCACGTCATGTGGGAAGACCTCGCGGAAGTGCGCACTCTCGCGGTGAAGCCCGGCCTCAAGGGCGCCGGTGTGGGACACCGGGTGCTGGAGAAGTTGCTGCAGACCGCGCGCTGGCTCGGTGTTCGGCGGGTTTTCTGCCTCACCTTCGAAGTGGACTTCTTCGGCAAGCACGGCTTCGTGGAGATCGGGGAGACACCGGTCGACACCGATGTGTACGCGGAGCTGTTGCGTTCCTATGACGAGGGCGTCGCCGAGTTCCTCGGTCTCGAACGAGTGAAACCGAACACCTTGGGCAACAGCCGGATGCTTCTGCATCTGTGA
- a CDS encoding histone-like nucleoid-structuring protein Lsr2, which produces MAQKVQVLLVDDLDGGEADETVTFALDGKTYEIDLTTANADKLRDLLDPYVKGGRRTGGRAAGGRGKARAASGGNQDTAAIRAWAKENGYEVNDRGRVPASIREAYEKANG; this is translated from the coding sequence GTGGCACAGAAGGTTCAGGTCCTTCTTGTCGACGACCTCGACGGTGGCGAGGCGGACGAGACCGTGACGTTCGCGCTGGACGGCAAGACATACGAGATCGATCTCACGACCGCCAATGCGGACAAGCTGCGTGACCTTCTCGACCCGTATGTGAAGGGCGGTCGTCGTACCGGTGGCCGTGCCGCCGGCGGACGCGGAAAGGCGCGTGCCGCTTCCGGTGGCAACCAGGACACCGCGGCGATCCGCGCCTGGGCCAAGGAGAACGGCTACGAGGTCAACGACCGCGGCCGTGTTCCCGCTTCCATTCGCGAGGCCTACGAGAAGGCCAACGGCTGA
- a CDS encoding SCO3374 family protein, with amino-acid sequence MAGSVRTVSTLSTVPLLPPPRLPLGTAARDLPRGPESRARHWYENELGWATVPGRPLRLVTGLRFDVLDVPAEAGADALRHLAPGSPVALRGDRMRLLVAAGSAEELPGVLDWLEWGPLALDLEVLGAGGAMEAPVPPGGAGVGRRPGPGDPARTGSVQGAAAWLRPPVPGGEVEVSLPALPAMGSPKDAPDLVRLVDTVAARCHRIRLRRLDAGPPACRRNQPLAFS; translated from the coding sequence ATGGCTGGCTCGGTCCGTACCGTTTCCACACTCTCCACGGTCCCCCTTCTCCCCCCGCCCCGTCTTCCGCTCGGCACGGCTGCCCGCGACCTCCCGCGAGGCCCGGAGTCCCGGGCCCGGCACTGGTACGAGAACGAACTGGGGTGGGCGACCGTGCCCGGACGGCCGCTGCGGCTGGTCACGGGGCTGCGGTTCGACGTCCTCGACGTGCCCGCCGAGGCCGGTGCCGACGCGCTCAGGCACCTCGCGCCGGGCTCACCGGTGGCCCTGCGGGGCGACCGGATGCGGCTGCTGGTGGCGGCGGGCAGCGCGGAGGAACTGCCCGGGGTGCTGGACTGGCTGGAATGGGGACCGCTGGCGCTGGACCTGGAGGTCCTGGGCGCGGGCGGCGCGATGGAGGCGCCGGTGCCGCCCGGCGGTGCGGGCGTCGGCCGTCGGCCGGGTCCCGGCGATCCCGCCCGCACCGGTTCCGTCCAGGGGGCCGCCGCGTGGCTGCGGCCCCCCGTACCCGGGGGCGAGGTCGAGGTCTCGCTGCCGGCGCTGCCGGCCATGGGGAGCCCGAAGGACGCCCCCGATCTCGTGCGACTGGTCGACACGGTGGCGGCGCGATGCCACCGCATCCGGCTGCGGCGCCTGGACGCCGGACCGCCCGCCTGTCGGCGGAATCAGCCGTTGGCCTTCTCGTAG
- a CDS encoding ATP-dependent Clp protease ATP-binding subunit yields the protein MFERFTDRARRVVVLAQEEARMLNHNYIGTEHILLGLIHEGEGVAAKALESLGISLEAVRQQVEEIIGQGQQAPSGHIPFTPRAKKVLELSLREALQLGHNYIGTEHILLGLIREGEGVAAQVLVKLGADLNRVRQQVIQLLSGYQGKETATAGGPAEGTPSTSLVLDQFGRNLTQAARESKLDPVIGREKEIERVMQVLSRRTKNNPVLIGEPGVGKTAVVEGLAQAIVKGEVPETLKDKHLYTLDLGALVAGSRYRGDFEERLKKVLKEIRTRGDIILFIDELHTLVGAGAAEGAIDAASILKPMLARGELQTIGATTLDEYRKHLEKDAALERRFQPIQVAEPSLPHTIEILKGLRDRYEAHHRVSITDEALVQAATLADRYISDRFLPDKAIDLIDEAGSRMRIRRMTAPPDLREFDEKIAAVRRDKESAIDSQDFEKAASLRDKEKQLLAAKAKREKEWKAGDMDVVAEVDGELIAEVLATATGIPVFKLTEEESSRLLRMEDELHKRVIGQVDAVKALSKAIRRTRAGLKDPKRPGGSFIFAGPSGVGKTELSKALAEFLFGDEDALISLDMSEFSEKHTVSRLFGSPPGYVGYEEGGQLTEKVRRKPFSVVLFDEVEKAHPDIFNSLLQILEDGRLTDSQGRVVDFKNTVIIMTTNLGTRDISKGFNLGFAASGDTKTNYERMKNKVQDELKQHFRPEFLNRVDDVVVFPQLTQEDILRIVDLMISKVDERLKDRDMGIELSQSAKELLSKKGYDPVLGARPLRRTIQREVEDTLSEKILFGELRPGHIVVVDTEGEGDAATFTFRGEEKSALPDVPPIEQAAGGAGPNLSKDA from the coding sequence ATGTTCGAGAGGTTCACCGACCGCGCGCGGCGGGTTGTCGTCCTGGCTCAGGAAGAAGCCCGGATGCTCAACCACAACTACATCGGCACCGAGCACATCCTCCTGGGTCTCATCCACGAGGGCGAAGGTGTCGCCGCTAAGGCCCTGGAGAGCCTCGGCATTTCGCTTGAGGCGGTCCGCCAGCAGGTGGAGGAGATCATCGGTCAGGGCCAGCAGGCCCCGTCCGGCCACATCCCCTTCACCCCCCGTGCCAAGAAGGTCCTGGAGCTGTCGCTCCGCGAGGCCCTTCAGCTGGGCCACAACTACATCGGCACGGAGCACATCCTGCTCGGCCTGATCCGCGAGGGCGAGGGCGTCGCCGCCCAGGTCCTGGTCAAGCTGGGCGCAGACCTCAACCGGGTGCGGCAGCAGGTGATCCAGCTGCTCTCCGGTTACCAGGGCAAGGAGACCGCCACCGCCGGCGGCCCGGCCGAGGGCACGCCCTCGACCTCTCTGGTCCTGGACCAGTTCGGCCGGAACCTCACCCAGGCCGCTCGTGAGTCCAAGCTCGACCCGGTCATCGGGCGCGAGAAGGAGATCGAGCGGGTCATGCAGGTGCTGTCCCGCCGCACCAAGAACAACCCGGTGCTGATCGGTGAGCCCGGCGTCGGCAAGACCGCCGTCGTCGAGGGCCTCGCCCAGGCCATCGTCAAGGGCGAGGTGCCCGAGACCCTCAAGGACAAGCACCTCTACACCCTCGACCTCGGCGCGCTGGTGGCCGGCTCCCGCTACCGCGGTGACTTCGAGGAGCGCCTGAAGAAGGTGCTCAAGGAGATCCGCACCCGCGGCGACATCATCCTGTTCATCGACGAGCTGCACACGCTGGTCGGTGCGGGTGCCGCCGAGGGCGCCATCGACGCCGCCTCCATCCTGAAGCCGATGCTGGCCCGTGGTGAGCTCCAGACCATCGGTGCGACCACGCTGGACGAGTACCGCAAGCACCTGGAGAAGGACGCGGCCCTCGAGCGCCGCTTCCAGCCCATCCAGGTCGCGGAGCCGTCCCTGCCGCACACGATCGAGATCCTCAAGGGTCTGCGCGACCGGTACGAGGCGCACCACCGCGTGTCCATCACGGACGAGGCGCTGGTCCAGGCCGCCACGCTGGCCGACCGCTACATCTCGGACCGCTTCCTGCCGGACAAGGCGATCGACCTGATCGACGAGGCCGGTTCCCGGATGCGCATCCGCCGGATGACCGCGCCGCCGGACCTGCGCGAGTTCGACGAGAAGATCGCCGCCGTCCGCCGGGACAAGGAGTCCGCGATCGACTCGCAGGACTTCGAGAAGGCCGCCTCCCTGCGCGACAAGGAGAAGCAGCTCCTGGCCGCCAAGGCCAAGCGGGAGAAGGAGTGGAAGGCCGGCGACATGGACGTCGTCGCCGAGGTCGACGGCGAGCTGATCGCCGAGGTCCTCGCCACGGCCACGGGCATCCCGGTCTTCAAGCTGACCGAGGAGGAGTCCAGCCGCCTGCTCCGCATGGAGGACGAGCTCCACAAGCGGGTCATCGGCCAGGTCGACGCCGTCAAGGCGCTGTCGAAGGCGATCCGCCGTACGCGTGCCGGTCTGAAGGACCCGAAGCGTCCCGGTGGTTCGTTCATCTTCGCCGGCCCGTCCGGTGTCGGTAAGACCGAGCTGTCCAAGGCGCTCGCCGAGTTCCTCTTCGGCGACGAGGACGCGCTGATCTCCCTCGACATGTCGGAGTTCAGCGAGAAGCACACGGTCTCGCGTCTCTTCGGTTCGCCCCCCGGCTACGTGGGCTACGAGGAGGGCGGCCAGCTGACCGAGAAGGTCCGCCGCAAGCCGTTCTCCGTCGTCCTCTTCGACGAGGTCGAGAAGGCGCACCCGGACATCTTCAACTCGCTGCTGCAGATCCTGGAGGACGGTCGTCTGACCGACTCCCAGGGCCGGGTCGTGGACTTCAAGAACACGGTCATCATCATGACGACCAACCTCGGCACCCGGGACATCTCCAAGGGCTTCAACCTGGGCTTCGCGGCCTCGGGTGACACGAAGACCAACTACGAGCGCATGAAGAACAAGGTCCAGGACGAGCTCAAGCAGCACTTCCGGCCCGAGTTCCTCAACCGCGTCGACGACGTGGTCGTCTTCCCGCAGCTGACGCAGGAGGACATCCTGCGGATCGTCGACCTGATGATCAGCAAGGTGGACGAGCGCCTGAAGGACCGGGACATGGGCATCGAGCTCTCCCAGTCCGCCAAGGAGCTGCTGTCCAAGAAGGGTTACGACCCGGTGCTGGGCGCGCGTCCGCTGCGCCGCACGATCCAGCGTGAGGTCGAGGACACGCTCTCGGAGAAGATCCTCTTCGGCGAGCTGCGTCCCGGTCACATCGTGGTCGTGGACACCGAGGGCGAGGGCGACGCCGCCACCTTCACCTTCCGGGGTGAGGAGAAGTCGGCGCTGCCGGACGTCCCGCCGATCGAGCAGGCGGCCGGCGGTGCCGGGCCGAACCTGAGCAAGGACGCGTAA
- a CDS encoding HAD family acid phosphatase: MTRRPWARRISATAVSVAALAALAVPAEAAGTAAGTDGTASAPAGASASAAKVDYATWQKDCQAVMDQALPYLKDRIAAAGPGEKQAIVFDIDNTTLETDFGFHFPQPANKPVLDVAKYAQAHGVSLFFVTARPGIIEDPTEWNLKYDGYDVSGLYVRGFLDLFKDVAAYKTAQRTDIERKGYTIIANIGNSATDLSGGHAEKTYKLPDYDGQLS, from the coding sequence ATGACCAGACGCCCCTGGGCGCGCCGCATATCCGCCACCGCCGTCTCCGTGGCCGCGCTGGCCGCGCTGGCGGTGCCCGCCGAGGCCGCCGGTACGGCCGCGGGCACCGACGGCACCGCCTCCGCCCCGGCCGGCGCGTCAGCGTCCGCCGCCAAGGTCGACTACGCGACCTGGCAGAAGGACTGCCAGGCCGTCATGGACCAGGCCCTGCCGTACCTCAAGGACCGCATCGCCGCCGCCGGGCCCGGCGAGAAGCAGGCCATCGTCTTCGACATCGACAACACCACGCTGGAGACCGACTTCGGCTTCCACTTCCCGCAGCCGGCCAACAAGCCGGTGCTGGACGTCGCCAAGTACGCCCAGGCGCACGGCGTCTCGCTGTTCTTCGTCACCGCCCGCCCGGGCATCATCGAAGACCCCACCGAGTGGAACCTGAAGTACGACGGCTACGACGTCTCCGGGCTCTACGTCCGCGGCTTCCTCGACCTCTTCAAGGACGTCGCCGCCTACAAGACGGCCCAGCGCACCGACATCGAGCGCAAGGGTTACACGATCATCGCGAACATCGGCAACAGCGCCACCGACCTGTCGGGCGGCCACGCCGAGAAGACGTACAAACTGCCCGACTACGACGGTCAGTTGTCGTAA
- a CDS encoding M23 family metallopeptidase: MFQRFTSRTTRTSSLRNRVAVLAAGAGVTAVLGAGVASAATPPAAAWVDPVKQYTLSASFMQDGAHWAHKHSGQDFAVPTGTEVLAAHGGTVVKAGPNGAGDGPAYGNAIVIKHGNGTYSQYAHLSRIDVKVGQVVKTGQHIALSGSTGNSTGPHLHFEIRTTPNYGSAINPVDFLHAKGVKV; encoded by the coding sequence ATGTTCCAGCGCTTCACGTCCCGCACCACCCGTACGTCCTCCCTCCGCAACCGCGTGGCCGTGCTGGCCGCCGGAGCCGGCGTCACGGCCGTGCTGGGTGCCGGGGTCGCGAGCGCCGCGACGCCGCCCGCCGCCGCCTGGGTGGACCCGGTGAAGCAGTACACGCTCTCCGCCAGCTTCATGCAGGACGGCGCCCACTGGGCGCACAAGCACAGCGGTCAGGACTTCGCCGTGCCGACCGGCACCGAGGTTCTCGCCGCGCACGGCGGCACCGTCGTCAAGGCCGGCCCCAACGGCGCCGGTGACGGCCCGGCGTACGGCAACGCCATCGTCATCAAGCACGGCAACGGCACCTACTCGCAGTACGCGCACCTGTCCCGGATCGACGTCAAGGTCGGCCAGGTCGTCAAGACCGGTCAGCACATCGCCCTCTCGGGCAGCACCGGCAACTCGACCGGCCCGCACCTGCACTTCGAGATCCGTACGACCCCGAACTACGGCTCCGCGATCAACCCGGTCGACTTCCTGCACGCCAAGGGCGTGAAGGTCTGA